In Streptomyces sp. 71268, the DNA window GTCTTCCCCTACCGCGCGCAGCAGGTGGACGACGAGCAGATGGACTTCCGGGTCTTCAGCCTCGGCGAAGACCCGGTGCTCGGCCGGATGGCGATGGGCGAGGACTTCCCGGCCGAGGTGCCCTCGCACCTCCAGGTCTACTTCGCCGTGGACGACTGCGACGCGGCCGTGGCCCGGGCGACCGCCGGTGGCGGCCAGGTGCACTTCGGCCCGATGGACACCCCGTACGGCCGGTTCGCGTCCCTCGCCGACCCGCAGGGCGCCGGCTTCGCCGTGATCGACGTGACCAGGACGGCGGGCGAGACGCCGAAGATGACCGACGTGACGTGAGGGGGCGTGAGGCAGGGCGCGGCGCGAGGTGGGGCGCGGGGCCGGCCGCTCCGGGGGCGTGCGGGCGGCCGGGGCCGGGGCGGCCGGGGACTCAGCGCACTATCACCGCCACGGACGCGGTGAGGCCGACGGCCACGATGATGCCGCGCAGCACGGTCGGCGACAGCTTGCGGCCGATGCGGGCGCCGATCAGGCCGCCGATCGTGGCGCCGGTGGCGACCACCGCGGCGGCGGCCCACGAGACGTCCGCGACGATGATGAAGACGACCGCGGCCACGCCGTTGACGACGGAGCCGAGCACGTTCTTCACCGCGTTCAGGCGTTGCAGGTCCTCGTCCAGGAACGCGCCGAAGATACCCATCATCAACACGCCCTGGGCCGCGCCGAAGTATCCGCCGTACACCCCCGTGCCCAGCACGCCGCACCACACCGGTACGCCGCCGTCCTTGTGCCGGGGGCCGCTCTTGCGGTTGCTCAGCCAGCGGTTGAGGCGCGGTTGCAGCAGGACGAGCACGCAGGCGATCAGGATGAGGGCGGGCAGCACGGCGTCGAAGGTCGACTCGGGCAGCTTGAGCAGCAGCAGGGAGCCGATCAGCCCGCCGATGAGCGAGGCGACGGCGAACCGCAGCACGCGCCCGCGCTGCCCGCGCAGCTCGCGCCGGTAGCCGTACGCGGCGCTGATCGAGCCGGGCACCAGGCCGATGTTGTTGGAGACGTTGGCGACCACGGGCGGGTAGCCGAAGGCCAACAGGGTGGGGAAGGTGACGAGGGTCCCGGAGCCGACGACCGCGTTCATGCCACCGGCCACGACGCCCGCGGCCCCGATGGCCACCGCCTCAAGCGCTTCCACGGATCATCCTCCGATCGCTCGCGGCGCCGGAGGCTCCGGCTCGCGCCGGGCGCCGGCGTGCGCCGGGCCCGCCAGAGATCGTCATCCGTGGTGAAAGCCCACGTCAATCCTCGACATCGCTTGCGGGTCCCCCAGCGCTGGCTTGGCCCAGGGGTCGGCGGACCACCCGGGGGAGGCGGGCCGGGCGCGGGTTGGGGCCGCGGGTTCGGGGGGCGGGTTCGGGAGGTGGTGGGCTCGGTTCGCGCTCAGGTGGCGGGCGCGGGCGCCGTCTCGTGTCGGAGGGCGAGGGCGCGGGCGGCGGGGACGCAGTCCTGGGCGGCCTGCGCGTACTGCGCCAACTGCCGGGTCAGCCCCTCGACCTGGGCGGAGAGCTGGTCGTACTCGATCATCTCGGCCGGCGTCCACGGGCCGTCCTTGTCGCTCAGCCGCTCCGCGTGCGCCTTGGCCACCAGCGTCGCGTCGATGGCCGCGAGCGCGGCGTGCAGCCGGGCCAGCACGTCGGCGGGCGCGCCCCCGAGCAGGACGGTGAGCTGCTCGGACGTCGGCAGCGTGGGCACCTGGTGGTCGGCCCAGCGGTTGCCCCACAGGCGGTGGCGCCGCGCGTCGGGCTGGCCGTCCTCGTACACCGTCACCGCGCCCCGCGCGTCCCGCCCGATGCGTACGCCGCTGCGCACGGCCAGGTCGGCGACCATCTCGGACAGCCCGTCGCCGTTGTCGTGCATGTGCGCGCCGAGTTCGATGAGTTGGCGGGAGTGGTCGGAGATCTTGGGCAGGTGGGTCAGGTCCTCGTCGTCCATGGCGATCTCGGGGTTGGCGGCCACCATGCGGGCCTCGTGCGGCGCGGCGTGGCAGGCGGCGGTGACCAGGGCGACCGTCGCCGCGTCGGCCCACCAGGAGACGAAGGCGCGCGCGGCCTCCCGGTGGCCGAGGGCCGAGTGGGCCGAGAGCCTGGCCCGGGCCGAGGCGAGCGCCGAGGTCGGCGCGTACACGCTGCGGCCCGCCGCGCGGTCGCGGACCATCGTCTCCTCGTCGGCGTCGGTCAGCTCCTCCATCCGCCGCTCCACCGCCTCGGCCTCGGCCAGCACCTGGCGGGCGGCCGAGCCGAGTTCGGCGAGGAGGGCGTCGACGGCGTCGGGGGAGAGCGCGCCCCGCCCGCCCGAGGCCGCGTCGGGGTGCTGGTCGTCTTGCGGAGCGGGACCTTGCACGGGAGAGCACCTCCGGTCAGCGGAACCAGCCACCAGGTTCACCAACGCGCCAAGCTAGGGCCCCGCGTCCAGCCGCAGCGCCGCAACGAAGCGGCGATCACCCGTACGGGGGAAATGCTCGGCGGGTCCGGATCGCCGGCACGTACGGTGCGGGCCCGCGCGGTCGCGCATGGCCGGCCCCCGCGCGGCCCCGTACGCGCCGGGGCCGCGCGGCCCCGTACGCGCCGGGGCCGCGCGGCCGGGCCCGGCGCCCTCGGGGGTGGGGCGCCGGGTGGTGGGTGGCGGCTGGCGCCGGGCCCGCGCGGGAGCGACCGGGTGCGGTTACGACAGGCCCACCAGCTCCAGGTACTCCTCGTTCCACAGGTCCTCGTCCGCGTCCGGCAGCAGCAGGACGCGGTCCGGGCGCAGGGCGGCGATGGCGCCCTCGTCGTGGGTGACCATGACGATCGCGCCCGGGTAGGTGCCGACCGCGCCGAGCACCTCGTCCCGGGACGCGGGGTCGAGGTTGTTGGTCGGCTCGTCGAGGAGGAGCACGTTCGCGCCGGAGTGCACCAGGCCGGCCAGCGCGAGCCGGGTCTTCTCGCCGCCGGAGAGCACGCCGGCCGGCTTGGCCGCGTCGTCCCCGCTGAACAGGAACGCGCCGAGCACCCGCCGCACCTCGCCGTCGGTGAGGTGCGGGGCGGCGCTCGCCAGGTTCTCCCAGACGGTCCGGGCGCCGTCCAGCGTGTCGTGTTCCTGCGCGAAGTAGCCGAGCCGCAGCCCCGGGCCGTGCACGACGCGGCCCGCGTCGGGCCGTTCACGGCCGGCCAGCAACCGCAGCAACGTCGTCTTCCCGGCGCCGTTCAGGCCGAGCACCACAAGGCGGCTGCCCCGGTCCACGGCCAGGTCGACGCCGTCCAGCACGCGGCGCCGCCCGTACGCCTTGACCAGGCTGACCGCGCCGAGCGGCATCCGCCCGCACGGGGCCGGCTCCGGCAGCCGGAACCTGGCCACCTTCTCGCGCCGGCGGGCCGGTTCGAGGTCGGCGAGCATCCGGTCGGCGCGGCGGACCATGTTTCTGGCGGCCACCGCCGTCGCCACCCGGGCCCGCATCTTCTCCGCCTGCGCGTGCAGGGTGGCCGCCTTGCGCTCGGCGTTCGCCCGCTCCCGGCCGCGCCGCCGCTCCTCGGCCTCCCGCTGCGTGAGATAGGTCCGCCAGCCGGTGTTGTGCACGCTCAGGCCGGCGCTGTCCGGGTCGAGGTGGAAGACCCGGTTGACGGTGTCGGCGATCAACCCGGTGTCGTGGCTGATCAGTACGAGGCCGCCCTGGTGCGCCGCGAGGAAGGCGCGCAACCAGGTGACGGAGTCGGCGTCCAGGTGGTTGGTCGGCTCGTCGAGCAGCAGCGTGCCCTGCCCGGCGAACAGGATGCGGGCCAGCTCGACGCGGCGCCGCTGGCCGCCGGAGAGTTCGCCGACGGGCCGGCCCATGGCCTCGTCGGGCAGTCCGAGGCCGGCCGCGACCCGGGCGGCCTCCGCCTCGGCCGCGTACCCGCCGCGCGCCTGGAACTCGGCCTCGGCCCGCGCGTACGCGTCCATGGCCCGCCGCTGCGCGCCGGGGTTCGCCGCGTCGGCCATGGCGGTCTCGGCGGCGCGCAACGCGGCGACCGCCCGGTCGAGGGCGCGGCCGGAGAGCACCCGGTCGGCGACGGTGGTGGCGGGGTCGGCGGCCCGCGGGTCCTGCGGGAGGTAGCTGACCGGGCCGGTGCGGGTGATGCTGCCGGCGACGGGCCCGGGCTGGCCGGCCTGCCCGGCCAGCAGGGTCAGCAGGGTGGACTTGCCCGCGCCGTTGCGGCCGACTAGGCCGACGCGGTCGCCGGGGGCGATGTGGAAGGAGATGTCGGACAGCAGCAGACGGGCGCCGACGCGCACGTCGAGACCGCGAACAGTGATCATGGGGAGACGCTCCGGATAAGCAAAAGGACACACGGGTGGTGTGGAAGCGGGTCCTTGAGCTAGGAGATCCGGGGCGTGGACATGTCGCCAGGCTAGTTGGCGGGCGGCGCGGAGCGCATCCGTAATTCGCCGGGGGCGCCCAGCGGGGCGCGGTCGCTAGCGGGTGGCCTCGGCCCCCGTGGGTGGGTTCGGCGGCTCGCCGTCCGGGGCGTCCGTGGCCCGGGCGGGTGGGCTGGGCGGCAGCGCGGCGGCCAGGGCCGCGACCAGCGCGCACAGGCCGGCGATGGCCCAGAACGCGCGTTGGTAGCCGGCGACCGCGCCGGCCGCGGTGCCCGCGACCGAGACCAGCGCCGCGAGGCCGAACGTCCCGCCCACCTGCCGGGCGGCGTTCATCAGGCCCGACGCGGCGCCCGCGGCGTCGGGCGCGACCCCGGAGGTGACGGTGGTGGTGATCGGGGTGATCAACAGGCCCATCCCGGTGGCCATCACCAGGCCCGGACCGAGCAGCCCGGTCACGTAGTCGCTGTGCGGCCCGAGCGCGCTCTGCCACAGGAAGCCGGCCGCCGCGAGCAGGGCGCTAACCGCGATCAGCGCGCGGGCGCCGACGCGCCGCATCGCGAGCGGGGCGAGCCGGGCCGCCACGATGCCGGCCAGGGTGTGCGGCAGGAAGCCGAGGCCGGTGGCGAGCGCCCCGTAGTGCAGGACGTCCTGCATGTACAGGGACAGGAAGTACCACATCGGGATGAAGCACGCCCCGGCCAGCAGCATCACCGCGTTGCCCACCCGCACGCCCGGGGCGCGCAGCAGCGCGCGCGGGATCAGTGGGTCGCCCGCGTGCCGCGCCTCCACCCACCACAGCCCGGCCAGCGCCAGCGCCCCGCCGCCGAGCCCGGCCAGCGTGGCCGGGCCGGCCCAGCCGTGCCGCTCGGCCTGGGTCACGCCGAAGACGAGGCCGGTCACGCCGATCGTGGCCAGCGCCGCGCCCGGCACGTCCAGCCGCCGGGCCGCCGCGCGGGCCCGGTCGGCGGGCAGCAGCCGCAGCGCGAGCAGGCCGGTCAGTAGCCCGATCGGCGCGTTGATCAGCAGCGTCCAGCGCCAGGACAGCGACTGGGTGAGCACCCCGCCGACCAGGTTGCCGGCCGCGCCGCCGGCCGAGCTGACGGCGGTCCAGGTGGCCAGTGCCCGGGAGCGGCCCTGCCCCTCGGCGAAGGTGGTGGTCAGGATGGTCAGGGTGGCCGGCGCGAGGACGGCGGCGCCCAGGCCCTGGACGGCCCGCATGGCGATGAGCACGCCGGGCGCCCCCGCGAGCCCCCCGACCAGGCTGGAGAGCGAGAACAGCGCGAGCCCGCAGAGGAAGACCCGGCGCCTGCCGTACAGGTCGGCGAGCCGCCCGCCGAGCAGCAGCAGGCCGGCGAAGGCGATGGCGTACGCGCCGACGACCCACTGGAGCGCCACCGCGTCGAAGCCGAGCGAGTCCTTGATCGACGGCAGCGCGACGTTCACCACGGACACGTCGAGGATGACCATGAACTGCGCGGCGCACGCGAGCGCGAGCACGGCGCGCCGCCCGCCGCCCCGCGCGCCCTGACTGGCCTCTCGGTCTTGCGCGCCCTGGCGGTCCCGCGCGCCCTCCGCGCCCTGACCTTCGGGCGCCGGGCCGCCCGCGTCGCCACCCGTTCCGCTCGCCGCGTCGCCGGCCGCCCCGCCCCGCTCGGGGCCGGGCGGCCGGCCCGCCGTGGTCGGTGGGGGCCGGCGTGGGTCGCCCGCCTCGTGCTCCGCCATGGCACCCGCCTCCCGAGTTTTATGGTACGGCGGTATCATAAAGGTTCCGGGGCGCGTTGGGGAGCCGCCCCGACCGACGAGCAGGGGAGGCCGGCGGTGCCCAAGACCGTCGATCACGCCGAGCGCCGGGCGCGGATCACCGAAGCGCTGGTACGGGTCGCCGCGCGTACGGGCCTGCACACGGTCACCCTGCGCGCGGTCGCGGCCGAGGCCGGCGTGTCGCTGCGGCTGGTGCAGTACTACTTCGAGACCAAGGCCAACCTCGTCCACGCGACCCTGCGCACCCTGGAGCGGCAGAGCCAGCGGCGCTGGGCGGACCGGCTGGCCGGACTGCCGAGGCCGGTCACGGCGCGGGCGTTCACCGAGGCGTTCTGCGCCGAGGCGCTGCCCACCGACGAGCCGAGCCGCGCCTTCCACCTGATCTGGACCTCGTACGCGGTGCTCGCGATGACCGACCCGGAGCTGGCCGCGCGCCCCTTCGTGGCCGGCCCCAACCACCTTGAGGCCCGGCTCGCCGACGCGCTCGCGGCGGCGCGCGCCGCCGGTGAGCTGCCCCCCACCGCCGACCCCGCCGTCGAGGCCGCCCGACTGCTGGCCCTCAGCCACGGCCTCGGCACCAGCGTCCTGGTCGGCCAGCGCCCACCCGAGGCGGCGCTGGCCGTGCTCCGCCACCACCTCGCGGAGCTGTTCGACCAGCGGGCGGCGGGGGGTGGGGCGCCGCCGCCGGACGGGGCCCGGTCGTAGACGGGCAGCGGGGCGGCGGGGCAGCGGGGGGCGGGATCGGGGGCCGTCCGGTATACGTCGTTGCGGGGGGTTCGCCGCCTTCGCAGTCGGAGGAGCACGCCCATGGCCCTGCACCGCGCCAAGGAGACGCCCGCAAACGATCCGTACGTCGACGTCTTCGCCTCACCGATGAGCGCGCACGTCCTGCCCAAGCACCGGATGCCGGACGAGCACGCCCCGCCCGACGTGGTCTACGCGCTGCTCCACAACGAACTGCTCCTCGACGGCAACGCGGCGCAGAACCTGGCGACGTTCTGCACCACGTGGTCGGAGGACCAGGTGCACCGGCTGATGAACGAGTGCGTCGACAAGAACATGATCGACAAGGACGAGTACCCGCAGACCGCCGAGATCGAGGCGCGCTGCGTGAGCATCCTCGCCGACCTGTGGCACGCGCCGTCGAGTGGCGACGGCAGCGGTGACGGCGGTGACGAGGGCAGTGGTGGCGAAGGTGGCGGGGTCGGGCCACGGGGCGCCGTCGGCTGCTCGACCACCGGGTCCAGCGAGGCGGCCATGCTCGGCGGGCTCGCGCTCAAGTGGCGCTGGCGCGCCCGGCGGCAGGCGCGGGGCGAGTCCGTCGACCGGCCCAACATCGTCGCCGGGCCGGTACAGGTCTGCTGGGAGAAGTTCGCCCGCTACTTCGACGTCGAACTGCGCCAGGTGCCGCTGGAGCCGGGCGCGACGGGGCTGCGGGCGGAGCAGGTCGCGGCGTACGTGGACGAGAACACGATCGGCGTCGTCGCGATCCTCGGGGTGACCTTCACCTGCGCCTACGAGCCCGTCGCCGAGATCGCCGCCGAACTCGACCGGATCGAGGCCGAGCGGGGCTGGGACGTACCGATCCACGTGGACGCGGCCAGCGGCGGGTTCGTCGCGCCGTTCCTCCACCCGGACCTGGTGTGGGACTTCCGCCTCGACCGGGTCGCGTCGATCAACGCGTCGGGGCACAAGTACGGGCTCGCGCCGCTGGGCGTGGGCTGGGCGCTGTGGCGGGACGCGGACGCGCTCCCCGCCGAACTCGTCTTCCAGGTCGACTACCTCGGCGGCAACGTGCCCACCTTCGCCCTCAACTTCTCCCGGCCCGGCGGCGAGGTCATCGCCCAGTACTACGCCTTCCTGCGGCTGGGCCGGGCCGGCTACCGCCGGGTCCAACAGGCGTGCGCCGACACCGCCCGGTACCTCGCGGACCAGGTACGCCAGATGGGCCCGTTCACCCTGCTGTACGACGGCGAGGGCGCGCTGCCCGCCGTCTCGTACACGCTCACCGACCCGCGCGGGGCGGGCTTCAGCCTGTACGACCTGTCGGACCAACTCCGCATGCGCGGCTGGCAGGTTCCCGCGTACCCGCTCCCCGCCGACCGGCACGACACGGTCATCCACCGGGTGCTGGTCCGGCACGGCGTCGGCCGCGACGAGATCGCCCTGCTCGCCGACGACCTGCGGCAGGCCCTGCGCCGCCTGTCCACGGGCGCCCCCACCGACGCCGAGCGCACCGGCTTCCACCACTGACCGGGACGGGGCCGGACGGCCCGTGGCGGGGCGCGTGCGCGGGCCTGTCGCGGAGCGCGTGCCCGGGCCTGTCGCGGGGTGCGTGCGCGGGCCGTCGTCGGGCGCGTGCGCGGGCCGTTTGGGCAGGTCAGGAGTACGCTGAGGGTACCGGGAACGCTCGCCCCGGGACCCTCGGTCGCGGGCCCCTCGGACCGCTCAGGCCCCTCGCTCGTTCGGGCCGGCGCCAGCAGGGAGGTGACAGCCGTGGAGACCCTCATCGTGGTGTTCGCGATCGCGGCCATGATCGCGCTGGGTGTGCTCGTGATCCACCAGCTCAACGCCCAACACGAGGACCGCATCGCCCACTACCCGTACGACCGCTCCCGGCGGGACGGCGGCGCCCACCCCGACGGCGCCCGGTCCCGCTTCCGCCCGCACCGCCGCCCCCGAGACTGACGGCGGGCCGCCCCGTCCCGTGACGCGCCCCCGCCCCGTGCCGTACGGGCCGGGGCGGCGGTGTTACGGGCCGGGGCCGCGGTGCTGCGGGACGGCGGTGCCGCGGCCGGACGGCGGTGCCACGGGCCGGAGCCGCTACGGGGCTATGTGCCGGTGGCCTCACGAACGCGCGGTCGGCACTCTGGCGTACCGACGCCCCCCGACTTACCTTGACGGCGGTGGGAAACCCCCGCTGAACGACTTGCCATGTCCACGTCCGATGATCTCTGACAGCGATCAGACCACGAGGTGAGTCTTGTTCCTCCGCCGCTCGCGCGCGCGCCGCGTACCCCGCTCCCGGCGCACCCGCCGCTCGCTCCGCGCCTCCCGCGCGCCCCACATATCGCCGACGACACGCCTCACGCGCCTGCCCCGCGCGCTGCGCCCGCGCTCCTCCCGTACCGGGCCCGTCGCCCCGCGCGCGTCGGTGCCCCGGCCGCCCCGGGGCGTCCGGCGGCTCGGCTTACTCGCCCTGGTGGTCGGCGTGTTGGTGGCGTTGGCCGTCGCCCCGGCGGGCGCGTCGCCCGACGCCGGCACCGACGCCGAGTCCGCGCAGCGGCCCCGGCTCGTCACGCCGATCGACCCGCAGAACTGGCGCAACCCGGACGACATGACCTGGGCCGAGTACCGCTCCGTCCCCGGCACCGACTGGGCCAACCCCGACCTCAAGCCCACCGACCGCACCTTCAAGGGCGCCCTCGTCCTGCTCGACTACCCCGACGAGGGCTTCTCGGTCAGCCAGCCCGCCGGCAAGGCCAGGTTCGGCAACCCGGTGCCGGCCGCGTCCAACGTGCCGCGCTCCGAACTGCCGCAGTTCTACGAGGACTTCCTCAACAAGCCGGGCAAGCTCAACCGGGGTCACACCATCAACGAGTACTGGATGGAGGACTCCGGCGGCCGGGTCGGTGTGGACCTGACCGCCTTCGGCGTCTACCAACTGCCGCACAAGTCCTACCAGTACGGCATCGAGCCCGGCATGAACCCCGGCGCCTGCCCGGTCGGCGACACCTGCGGCAAGGACATCCGCGCCGACGGCAAGCGCGCGTGGATCAAGGACGTGGGCCCCGACAAGCCCGGTGAGTTCGACTTCGTCTTCTTCCTGACCGCCGGCGTCGACGAGTCGGCGGCCTGGCAGGAGTTCGGGCAGATGAAGTTCAACGAGCCGAAGGACGTCCCCGCCCAGTGGGGCCCGCCCTCGCCCACCGCGGAGGGCGGCAACGCGGCCAGCACCCGCTACGTGCCCTGGACCTCCTGGCAGGCCGCGGCCCGCATCTGGCCCAACGCCGCCGACGGCTCCTCCACCCAGGCCGAGAGCTCCGGCATGGCCGTCTTCGCCCACGAGCTGAGCCACATCCTGGGCATCGCCGACAACTACAACAACCCCTACGGCAAGCCCCTCAGCCGCTCGTACTCCGGCATCTGGGGCATGCTCTCGCGGGGCTCGTTCAACGGCCCCGGCGGCCCGCACACCCGCTGGCAGACCCCGGCCACCGCGGGCGCCTCGATGGGCGCCCACCACGTGCTGCGGGACAAGCTCAAGCTCGGCATCGTGGACGAGGCGAACGTGCTGCGGCTCGACCGCGACGCCCTGAAGGACTCCGGGATGGTCGTCGCCGACGTGACCGCGCGCTCGGCGCCGCCCGGCGAGAAGGGGCTGACCGGCGTCAACATCACCATGGCCCGCGACCTGTCGCCGCAGTGCGACCGCGCCACCGACCCGCTGTGCGACGGCGGCGGCTACCAGAACTACACCGTCGAGGTCGTGGACCGGATGGGCATGGACTCCTTCACGCCCGACAACGGCGTGCTGCTCGCCAAGACGAAGAACGCCGACCGCGCCCCGTTCGCCTGGGTCGTCGACGCGCACCCCGAGGACATCGACCTGGTCGACTTCAAGCGCCCCGACGGCACCGAGCAGAAGATCACCATGGGCGACTACCGCCAGCTCAGCGACGCCCTCTTCCACGCGGGCGCCGACTCCGGCAGCAGTTACGAGTACGTCGACCAGGCCAACCGGCTGCACTTCTACGTGCTCGACATCAAGCGCGACCGCGCCGGCGTGCTCTCGTACACCGTCGGCGTGCGCTCCCTGGACGGCGCCGGGCGCCAGGACCGCGGGCTCGACCTCGACCGGGGCACCCCACACGGCAAGCCGGGCAAGGAGCGGGCCGTGTGCACCTTCCCGCTGACCAACACCGGCGAGACCGGCGCTGACTCCGGCGCCCATCCTTCGAGCGCCGCGCCGTACCTGGACTCGGACGTGTACCGGCTGTCGGCGGCGGCCTCCGGCCGAGGCTGGTCCGCCTGGCTCCCGAACCGGCTCGCCACCGCCAAGGCCGGCACCTCGGTCCCGGTGGACGTGGCCGTGACCGCCGGCCCCGGCGCCGAACAGCGCGGCAAGGTCACCCTGACCGCCCGCTCCGAGAGCGACCCGAGCAAGACCGTGCGGGCCACCTGCTCGCTGCGGAAGTCGGGCCGCTAGCCGTACCGACCGCACGCCCCGAGCCCGAAGGCGGCCGGGTCCCGCCCGCACGCACCGTGCGGCCGGGGCCCGGCCGTCCCGTGGCGGGGGCCACCGACAGCTCGTACGGCCGGCGGATAGGGTCCGCCCAGGCGCGGCCCGGCACGGAGGCGGCCGCGCGCGGGCCGGCCACGACGGGCCGAGGCCGGTCAGGCGTCGGCCGGTCAGGCGTGGGTGGCCGGGCGCGGGACGTCCCGGAAGACGTGCCGGGAGTGCCAGGTCAGGTGGGTGGCGGCGACGTCGCTCGCGCCGGCCCGGGGGCGGAGCAGCGGGCGGCCCGCCAGCTCCGTGACCTGCGCGCGGGCGGCCGGGCTGTCACCGGCGAACCGCTGGGACACCAGGACGCGGCGGCCGTCGTCGATGCCGAGGGCGCCACGGTCGAAGAGGTTGTGGTGCAACGAGCACAGGCAGAGCCCGTTGTCGACGGTGTCCGGGCCGCCGAAGGCCCACCAGTGCACGTGCGCCGCCTCCAGGCCGACCGTCAGTCCCCCGAGCTTCCCGTCGTAACCGCAGAAGGCGCACCGGTACGCGTACGCGCTCAGCACCAACTCCCGCAGCCGCCGGTCCCGCTGCTGTCGTCGCGCGGCGAGGAGCGGCAGGTCGACGGCGGGCTCCAGGTCGAGGCCGACCGCGTCGCACAGCTCGCCGTGCAACGAGGGCGGGAAGTGCAGGTCGAGCAGGACCCGCGCCATCCGACCGGCGAGCCCCGGCTCCCGCCGCAGCGCCGCCCGCAGCCCGGGCGCCAACCGCCCGGCGGCCCGTGAGCCCCGCAACTTCAGCACCCCGGGCCCCGGACTGCCCACTCCGTGCTCGGTGCGCACCTCCCACACGCCGTCGCTGGTCAGGTAGTGGAACGGGTAGGCGGGCGTCGTCCTGCGCGGCGGCCCGTACTCGACCAGCAGCCGGTGCAGGTCCCCCTCGACGGCGCTGTACAACAACACCCCGTCGGCGTCCTGTTGGAACCGGCCGAGGGCGTACAGGAGCAGCAGCGGCTTGTGCGGGGCGCGCGTGCCGTCGCGCGACCACTGCCGCAAGCTCGTGACCCGCTCCAGCCAGTCCATGGCCGTCGATCGTAGTGATCCCGCGTCGAACACGTTCGAGCGCCCTGGGCCCGCCGGCGCGCCCGGCGGCCCGGGACGGGCGCCGCGCGCACCCGCCCCGGACGCCGCACGCCTCAGCGGTGTGCCAGCAGGACCCTGGCGATGGCGACCTGGGCGGGTTCCAGGGCCGACCTGCCGTCCTCGATGTCCCACAGGCCGTTCTGCAGGACGCGGCCGAGCGTCCAGCCGGTGGCGCGCCGCCGGTCCAGGCCGAGCGCCTCGGTCAGCAGGTCGAAGCGGCGCAGCACCGTACGCGTCACGCCGTCGGGCACCACGACCTCCTGCCAGCGGTTGTCCATGGCCGGCAGCAGCTCGAACCCGGGGTCGCCGGCGAGCGGTTCGGGGTCGATGGCGAGCCAGGGCTCGCGCTCGCCGGCGAGGACGTTGTCGTAGTGCGCGTCCCAGTGCAGCAGCCGGTCGCCCGCCTCGCCAACCAACTCGGCGACCGCGGACGCGCACGTCCGCAACAACCGCCGCTCTTCCGCGTCGGCCAACTTGTCGACTGCCCCCGGTACTTCGGCGAGCATCGCCGTGGCGATGTCGGTCAGCCGCCGTACGTC includes these proteins:
- a CDS encoding phosphorothioated DNA-binding restriction endonuclease: MDWLERVTSLRQWSRDGTRAPHKPLLLLYALGRFQQDADGVLLYSAVEGDLHRLLVEYGPPRRTTPAYPFHYLTSDGVWEVRTEHGVGSPGPGVLKLRGSRAAGRLAPGLRAALRREPGLAGRMARVLLDLHFPPSLHGELCDAVGLDLEPAVDLPLLAARRQQRDRRLRELVLSAYAYRCAFCGYDGKLGGLTVGLEAAHVHWWAFGGPDTVDNGLCLCSLHHNLFDRGALGIDDGRRVLVSQRFAGDSPAARAQVTELAGRPLLRPRAGASDVAATHLTWHSRHVFRDVPRPATHA
- a CDS encoding aminoglycoside phosphotransferase family protein, translated to MSTPYSLTVPDAFAASYGRDNPSGRAWIARLPQLADAMLSHWELRVSGPVAHGMASVVLPVTRADGTLAVLKLQQDREETAGAASGLRAWGGGGVVRMLDHDPGSSSMLLERLDASRPLSSVADDGAAMRVLAGLLARMTAVAAPPDVRRLTDIATAMLAEVPGAVDKLADAEERRLLRTCASAVAELVGEAGDRLLHWDAHYDNVLAGEREPWLAIDPEPLAGDPGFELLPAMDNRWQEVVVPDGVTRTVLRRFDLLTEALGLDRRRATGWTLGRVLQNGLWDIEDGRSALEPAQVAIARVLLAHR